The following proteins come from a genomic window of Pocillopora verrucosa isolate sample1 chromosome 6, ASM3666991v2, whole genome shotgun sequence:
- the LOC131788315 gene encoding uncharacterized protein translates to MHEKRGSLTYYQFRIPLDPAQQLPKRKAERFKKSSSSWNTVDSRPCSQQSHNCVSIEQDIHDRNSQHILVGSALRRPHASEYSPLDYQSMPDVGKSPRQPFRPQSSCTVYNYASRPVTAREQSSHLGRHTKSSLLRCQSASSVSMSSHLSHSNFKSATNKKRLCEIRDDYRFFKSDPMHKQVPPHGESLHSFLTGARYNRARYLDWRALSKLGVYIPKPDLNSFFIRNEFDDSDARSIFSDSSEEELVVEGLKEKGEEDNGTFLTRETNTEPHYLSIKHWHSTEWKTDRKPSKEQRIQSAPLKIKAIHTYYYDYSQKSESSVTV, encoded by the exons ATGCATGAAAAGAGGGGCAGTTTAACGTACTATCAATTTCGTATACCCCTCGATCCCGCGCAACAACTACCCAAGAGAAAAG CTGAAAGATTCAAGAAGAGCAGCAGTTCCTGGAACACAGTTGATTCCAGGCCATGCAGTCAGCAAAGTCACAACTGTGTTTCCATAGAGCAAGATATTCACGACCGGAATTCACAA CATATTTTGGTTGGATCTGCACTGAGACGACCCCATGCAAGTGAGTATTCTCCACTGGATTACCAAAGTATGCCAGATGTTGGAAAGTCTCCACGTCAGCCTTTTAGGCCTCAATCTTCATGTACAGTGTACAACTATGCTTCTCGTCCTGTCACTGCAAGGGAACAGTCATCGCACCTTGGAAGACATACAAAGTCAAG CTTGCTGAGATGTCAGTCAGCCTCATCAGTTTCCATGAGTTCACATTTATCCCACTCAAATTTTAAATCAGCAACAAACAAGAAACGTTTATGTGAAATTC gtGATGACTACAGATTCTTCAAAAGTGATCCAATGCACAAACA AGTACCTCCCCATGGTGAAAGTCTTCACAGCTTTTTAACTGGAGCAAGGTACAACAG AGCAAGATACTTGGATTGGCGTGCTCTCTCTAAGCTAGGAGTTTATATTCCCAAGCCTGATCTGAACTCATTCTTCATTAGGAATGAGTTTGATG ATTCAGATGCAAGAAGCATCTTTTCTGACTCTTCTGAAGAAGAACTAGTGGTTGAAGGACTGAAAGAAAAAGGAGAGGAAGATAATGGGACTTTTCTGACACGGGAAACAAATACAGAACCACATTACCTAAGTATTAAACACTGGCATTCTACTGAATGGAAAACAGACAGAAAGCCAAGTAAAGAGCAAAGGATACAATCAGCACCCTTAAAAATCAAAGCCATCCACACATATTATTATGACTACAGTCAAAAGAGTGAATCATCTGTAACTGTTTAA